Below is a genomic region from Polyodon spathula isolate WHYD16114869_AA chromosome 26, ASM1765450v1, whole genome shotgun sequence.
TTTTGTATTACAGTACTTGCCTTTCAATATAATTTCATGTCACCAGGAAATAGGTGTGATTAATCAGGTGGCTCTGATGATTAATGGATCAATAGAAAATGCAGGATTAAGAGcctggtttactgtatttgtatttgcgtTGGGAACAGAAAGAGCCGTTTCCACACGGCTCGGCTGGGAAAGGAACGCCCCAATTAACGATAACGAGGAGCAATTAGCTGACAGTGGCTCGGGGGCTCCTTTCGAAAGGTCAAGGAGAGACGTTAGGATTAAACAACCCGATGGACACTAGAGCAGGACCGCGTACAGTACGAGGGGAGTGCGAGAGCGCCTCTCTGTTATTACGAACGCGCTGTCAGTCTTTCTGACAGAGCCTCGTCTGTTTCTGGCGAGTCTTTTCGCTGGCTCTTTGGCACAGTGAAATGGCGCGGCCTCTCAGCCCGCTGAATGGAGTGGAGAGGCGAGGACTATAACACGGCGCAGAGATGCGAGTCTGTCGGTATCATTAACCCGTCAGCCGCTAGAGGAGATCCATTGCAGCGGCAGGAAAGGAACCGAAGCGCTATTTTTTAAtgctgggatggaaataatactctTACTGCAAAGCGATTTCACTCGCCCCAGGGTTAAATACGAGtttgattagctgcagtgtatCGGATACAAGCTCCGGTgtgtgccttattaaactcagaggaaaaccaggaagggatcaatcaaactgctaagcaatgggagtccGAAATTAACAcagattaatatactgtataaaaagtataagcacaataataataataataataataataataataataataataataataacccagcGCATTGTCTCGCTCTGTGCATGTCACTCGCAGACCGCATCTCGAGCACGATCCAGTTTGTTCAGCTATAGGAAGGTGTGTAGTTTGTGTTAGATTGTGTAATAGgtagtttgttgttgttgtttgttgttgttgttgttgatgatgatgatgatgatgatgatgatgatgattcaaGCGATGCGTTTTCCTCACATAGGGGaaagtgtggtccagtggttaaagaaacaggcttcaaatcccagctcaaccactgactgactcgctgtgtgtgaccccgagcgagtcactgaaccctGCTTGTGTTGCGTCTatggggtgagacattgttgtaagagACGCTGCAGCTggtgcacagttcacacaccctagtctcctatcttgcaaagcgctttgtgatggtggtccactctgAAAGGCCTTATATGAAGATTATTACTATGACCCTTTTTATAAAATGTTCCCCGCACATGAAAGACAGACATGTTTATAGATATTAGACTTTTAATGGAAAACTTCAGATATTTTACAATCAAGCTCAACAATGAAGCGTAAACAGAATATCGAACAACACAGGATTCTATAGAGCGTGTTCTAGAAAGAAGCGTTCGAGTCCTAGGCGAGGTCTCCGTGATTGATTCaattctaatttaattttttttaatttattttttttatttttttgcagttcagtTGGCACATGGACACGTTGCGTCTTTGTGTGGGTTGATTTTGTCGTGAGTCTGTTCTCTCGGCTCCTCCGTGTGCTCATTATTATCATGTCATTACCCACCTATTTTCTTTGCGAGTGCATCTTAACAATTAAGCGTGTAGCAGCTGAAAGAGAGAGGTAACAGGAGGggttttacaaataaacaataactcaTAATTAAAACTTCACACGCGACAACACGGCGTTCTATCTTAAATCtccttaaataaatatataataataataataataataataataataataataataataataataataataataataataataatttgtacagaGTCATCTGGAGCAAAATGATTTTGATAcaggattttgtaatcctatgtTTTGTatcaagattacttttatctggaaaATGTTGCTCAGTTTTGTCAGCAAATGCCTCTGCTGGATTACTCTGCTCCAGATTACACacaattcttttttgtttgttttttattttatttttttccggGGGAGCTGTTCTACCTGCCGCACAGCGGCACCGAGGCCACCCTGTCCATCTGTATGATCACCAGCGGCGATTCGGCGACTTTGTTCTTGCGTGTGAAGTGGGAGCGGACCGGGCTGATCCTCCGGAAAGAGGGCGTTACTTTGCGCAGCAGCTCCCCGAGCAGGGCCCTGAACTCGCGGCGAATCAGGCAGTACAGGACGGGGTTGAGGCAACTGTTGGTGTGAGCCAGGCAGACGGTCAGCGGGAAGACGTACGCCTGCGCGTTATAGAAAGCCTTGCTGAAGGGGACCAGGTCGAACTTGATGAACACCCCCCACAGCGTCAGAGCCTGGTTGGGGAGCCAGCAGAGGAAGAAGGAGAGGACCACGACAGTGACGGACCTGGTGACCTTGGAGCGCCGCTGGTGGTGGCTGCTCTCGCTGCCCGCCCCCCGCACCCTCCTGCTGAGCACGAAGCGGAGCAGCAGGATGTAGCAGAGAGAGATGATCACCAAGGGGATGACGAAGCCCAGCAGCACTTTCTGCGTCTGGTAGAGCCCCAGCAAGATCTGTGGGTCCCAGCCGGAGTCCGGGAAGCGCACCAGACACAGCTCCTCGTCCGTCACCAGAGCCGTGGTGGAGTAGATGGCGTGCGGGAGGGTGGCGAGCAGGGAGACCAGCCAGATGAGCAGGCTGACCCACTTGGTGGAGCAGGCGCAGGGGTGTGGGCGCATCTTCAGCGAGGACGCGACGGAGCAGTAGCGCGCCACGCTCATGGCGGTGAGGAAGAACACGCTGGCGTACATGCTCATGGTGGTGACGGAGCTGACGATTTTGCACATCACCTTCCCGAACGGCCAGCGGAAGTCCATGGCCGTGTCCACCGCCCAGAAGGGCAGCGTCAGGACGAATTGGAAGTCGGTGACGGCCAGGCACATGACGAAGAAGTTGACGGTGGAGCGCTTCTTCTTGTGCTGGGAGTAAAGCAGATAGAGCACCAGCATGTTCCCCACCAACCCTAGCGCGCACACCACGGAGTACACCGTGGCGATGACGATGCGGATGGCTTTGGAGCCATCGCCGTGGATCTCCGACTCGTCCATGGTGAGGTACCTCAGCCAGTCCAGCAAGGTCTGGTTGCTGGTCCTGTTGAAGCCCAAACCCACCCCGTTCCCCTCCTGCTCCGCTCCGCTGCCGCAGCAATTGATAGGCACAGCAAACGGGACTGCTTCCGTGTCGTTCTGAACTTTGCTTTTCTGCATTGTGCAATTGAAAAGATATGTCCAAATGtatcaataatacaattaataatatacTGCTAGTAATAGTTAACTAAGTAAATACATAAGCATCGCTCACTTTGTATCTTCTCTGGCTCTTTTGCGCTTGCTTTCCGTTGCCGGGGTTGTTTTTCTGTGTGCGGGTTGCTGTGTTTGATTCGTCTTCGGTTTCGCTCTCTCTTCTCACCTGAGCCCCTGAGCGGCTTTGCGCTCTTTTATACTAGCCCGTCACCGCGCATGCTCGTTGCcgctgtccaaggtgctgaaagAACCTGCCGAATCCCCCGCTCACCCACCCGCAGCCTCCGCACTGTCAGAGCAGCTGGGACTAGACTTAACAAGCCGGCACGGAACAGGGATGCCGTGATACAAGCAGATGGCTATGAGGGCTGTAGTTCTCGGGGATACTCTGGATCGATGGCATAATGAATAATATACCACTCAAACTCGCAACTGGTTTGTTCGTTTCGCGTCCTTGTCTTGCATTCTCAACCCATCCCCTTACCGTGTTGATCGTTCCAGTTTTTATATAGCGCGTTTCCCATTCATGTATCCTCGTGTGTAGGAAGATACACAGTGCAAAGGGAAGGGCTGCGTGCAGAGTCGCCTCTCCGTGCGGGCTGATTGTACAGTGCCGTGCAGACTCTGTCAGAAAGATCACTCAGGCAGCGCTTTGAAACAAAGCAACAGCTGTAGACTTTCCTCTTGTTTATTCAGCGCGCTTTCTTCTCCAGTGTTATTTATAGTTAAACTTATTTATAATGCAAACCCTTCCTCGGCGTAGTAATAGCCTGTGTTTGCATGCACACTGCCGCTGCAGTGGCGCTCACATGAACGGGAATAAGTTACGCGCTTGATTGAATGCTTTGCTGACCTGGCCCGATGCCTGCCTGTAGCGCACTTTTGGCCAGACAGGCTATTGACATCGTCGTGCTTCGGGCACGTGGTATTCAACTCTTGACTGAATTGCACGTGCACAGTGAAATGTTTAAGAACAGAACACACGATGTTAGGCACGTGATTTTAAAAACACCCCGAGCTTGCTCTGGAAAGACGCTCGCCAGCTCAGTTTGCGGATATCAGCAGAAACAGGAACACTTTGCATTAAATGTAGAGGCgctgtaatcacactgcagtgGCTTGTGTAGCTACACAGTAACGGCATTGCAAACACACAGC
It encodes:
- the rxfp3.2b gene encoding relaxin family peptide receptor 3.2b — protein: MQKSKVQNDTEAVPFAVPINCCGSGAEQEGNGVGLGFNRTSNQTLLDWLRYLTMDESEIHGDGSKAIRIVIATVYSVVCALGLVGNMLVLYLLYSQHKKKRSTVNFFVMCLAVTDFQFVLTLPFWAVDTAMDFRWPFGKVMCKIVSSVTTMSMYASVFFLTAMSVARYCSVASSLKMRPHPCACSTKWVSLLIWLVSLLATLPHAIYSTTALVTDEELCLVRFPDSGWDPQILLGLYQTQKVLLGFVIPLVIISLCYILLLRFVLSRRVRGAGSESSHHQRRSKVTRSVTVVVLSFFLCWLPNQALTLWGVFIKFDLVPFSKAFYNAQAYVFPLTVCLAHTNSCLNPVLYCLIRREFRALLGELLRKVTPSFRRISPVRSHFTRKNKVAESPLVIIQMDRVASVPLCGR